The following proteins come from a genomic window of Bos mutus isolate GX-2022 chromosome 23, NWIPB_WYAK_1.1, whole genome shotgun sequence:
- the GCM2 gene encoding chorion-specific transcription factor GCMb, with amino-acid sequence MPNSRCAGVRIWRDAGPLAGSAREEDRMPAPEAQLADCAWSYGMKLSWDINDPQMPQKPAHFDHFCEWPDGYVRFIYSSDEKKAQRHLSGWAMRNTNNHNGHILKKSCLGVVVCAQDCALPDGSRLQLRPAICDKARLKQQKKPCPNCHSALELIPCRGHSGYPVTNFWRLDGNAIFFQAKGVHDHPRPESKSETEARRSAIKRQMASFYQPQKRRIREPEAGENQDHSRHFNNIPSLENPEGLDVIPDAGFPVLGQHCLSFPNSDACKATCDLTTFQGDIVPPFQKYSNPRIYLPRPPCSYELAGPGYANSSPYPTFYKDAGSIPKDSDWVQLNALPYNVNTYSSFERSCDFTSNQHSWKPALGKAGPGERMDQGQFPVEATHPQHTPQPPCRYLATAPPAAPALQTVITTTTRVSYQACQPPTLKCCDNVRDAKSLSSCDYASENTQMSIYPGALDFPAPVVTTSSPTASLPLKIPRDCWTVRQHSLPYPLGAAPSRTDGAEAWEVCSSRLGSAANYSDRISPFFSCDNEDF; translated from the exons GACCCTTGGCCGGGAGTGCCCGCGAGGAGGACCGGATGCCGGCGCCGGAGGCGCAGCTGGCGGACTGCGCGTGGTCCTACGGGATGAAGCTCAGCTGGGACATCAACGACCCGCAGATGCCGCAG AAGCCAGCTCACTTTGACCACTTCTGCGAGTGGCCGGACGGCTATGTGCGTTTCATCTACAGCAGCGACGAGAAGAAGGCGCAGCGCCACCTGAGCGGCTGGGCCATGCGCAACACCAACAACCACAACGGCCACATCCTCAAGAAGTCGTGCCTGGGTGTGGTGGTGTGTGCGCAGGACTGCGCCCTGCCCGACGGCTCGCGGTTGCAGCTGCGGCCAGCCATCTGCGACAAGGCGCGGCTGAAGCAGCAGA AGAAGCCTTGTCCCAACTGTCACTCTGCTTTGGAGTTGATCCCCTGTCGAGGGCACAGCGGTTACCCTGTAACCAACTTCTGGCGACTGGATGGCAACGCGATCTTTTTTCAG GCCAAGGGAGTTCATGATCACCCAAGACCAGAGAGCAAATCAGAGACGGAAGCTAGAAGAAGTGCAATCAAGAGACAAATGGCTTCTTTTTACCAACCACAGAAAAGGAGAATTCGAGAACCTGAG GCAGGAGAGAATCAGGATCACAGCAGACATTTCAACAACATCCCTTCCCTGGAGAACCCAGAGGGCTTGGATGTGATTCCTGACGCTGGCTTCCCTGTTTTGGGCCAGCACTGCCTTTCCTTTCCAAACTCGGATGCTTGCAAAGCTACCTGCGACCTCACCACCTTCCAGGGAGACATAGTACCACCCTTTCAGAAGTATTCGAACCCAAGAATCTATTTGCCCCGGCCCCCCTGCAGCTATGAATTGGCAGGTCCTGGGTATGCAAATTCAAGCCCGTATCCCACCTTTTATAAAGATGCCGGCAGTATCCCTAAGGACTCGGACTGGGTTCAGCTGAATGCGCTGCCGTACAACGTCAACACCTACAGCAGCTTTGAGAGGAGCTGTGATTTCACCAGTAACCAGCACAGCTGGAAACCAGCCCTTGGAAAAGCTGGCCCAGGGGAGAGGATGGACCAAGGACAGTTCCCGGTCGAGGCCACTCACCCTCAGCACACCCCACAGCCCCCCTGCAGGTACCTTGCAACCGCCCCGCCAGCCGCTCCAGCCCTTCAGACGgtgatcaccaccaccaccagagtcTCCTACCAGGCCTGCCAGCCCCCCACCCTGAAATGCTGTGACAACGTGCGGGATGCAAAGAGCCTCTCCAGCTGTGACTATGCTTCTGAAAACACCCAGATGTCCATCTACCCAGGAGCCTTGGACTTTCCAGCTCCAGTTGTCACGACAAGCTCTCCAACAGCATCGCTTCCTCTGAAGATTCCCAGAGATTGCTGGACCGTCAGACAACATTCTCTGCCTTATCCTCTAGGAGCAGCACCCTCCCGGACAGACGGAGCAGAGGCCTGGGAAGTGTGTTCCTCCAGACTGGGGTCTGCAGCCAACTATTCAGATCGAATCAGTCCATTCTTTAGCTGTGACAATGAGGACTTTTGA